From Zea mays cultivar B73 chromosome 3, Zm-B73-REFERENCE-NAM-5.0, whole genome shotgun sequence:
GCGCCAGGCCGCCACGCCAGCGCCAGGCCCGACCGCTGGCCCGCTGCTGCCTGCTGGCTTGGCTGCCGCTGCCGCACGCGGCACGCCCGCCGAGGCCGAACGCCCGAGCCGGATAGCCGCTGACCGCCCGACCGAGTGCCCGAGCATAGCGAGCAGGCGAACAGAGCTGCAGAGCGGTGAGCCCTTCTGTTTCTGTCAAGTTTGATTTGAAGTTTTAAACTTTTAATTTGAATTTGATTATTTATTTGAACTACATATTTCTTCAATGTTTAAATTATAACTTGCTTCTTGTGTCATATTAAATATCAAttatattttttgtttggtttaaatTTTTTTTGTTAGTCTTAATTTATTAGCCCCCTCTTAGATGATTCCTGGATCCGCCACTGAAGAAACATGTTTACTAGCCTCAGTTAATAAATTCCACACATCTCATACAAAACCTTTGCACCAATGCAAAATCTTCATTGTTGCAGCCAGCCCGAATGCCAAAGAACTAGAACTAACCAATGCACAACACAACAAGCTTTCATTCTAATTTTTGTGTGGAACAATATGAACAAGGTAGCGCAAGAACAAGATTTCTCAGCCCCATGGCAACTcctctgttggaacttgctctcagttgcaaggggatccaacaagggtgaataatgacgtcaacagggttctcgcgcaagatggcaatagctctgttaatctgccccctcacgggcactgtgcgggggtatttataggtgtctgagcgcccagcgccttgtgttaaggacacatgtgcccttggatacctagattatccccagaatattcccataaagcagggttacagactgtaattacaggagtGCCTttgcaaattaggcccgtaacacgcagcggccacgcggggcccgttacaatgggccggatcacacgtgggcctctgagctggacgaggccgcttgGTGAGATGACGACGTCGCAGCCTTCGTCTGGCGCCGTATCGAGCGAAGGCCtgctttgtctccgtcggaccagcgactgcagcgaaggcctgttttgtctccgtcggaccagcgactgcagcgaaggcctgctTTGCCTCCGCcggaccaacgactgcagcgaaggcctcgagcgaagggtggcgtctttgccttcgccccaacatcctCCCCCCCTTTCTCAACCCCAGGTGGCGCAAGAACAAGGTGGGCAACCATTTGTCCACTACAACAGAGATCTAAAGATTTGGATGAATTGCCTCAAAATCATCTATCATCGGAGTTCGATTTGGCGTCGCCATCGCAAATGAAGCTGGCGTCTGTGAATCCCCACTGCCTGGTTCCATCGGGGTTACTCATAGTTTATTAAAAAAAAACTGTTTTACGTTGTTCTACACTATAAATTGCACTGTTCGTATATTGAAATTCAAATTCAGGTATATGTACAAAGGTGGATAACCTGGACATAGTCTAAATATTGGAACGCTGCCCGTATCTGTTAGagacatttttttatttttttcttaaaATAAGCATTAAGGCCAGGCTTTTAAGGATCTCGTGGAGATGCTAAGAAGCCCTCACCTGGAGCTCGTTTCAACAAGTGTTGGACCAGCAATAAAACCAAACCGAGATCCGGCCCAGCACGAAGAACGAAGTCAAACCTCTTTCACTAGGCCCGCCTTTTCCGCCAAATCACCGGAGCTTCCTCTCATCGGCGGCCCTCAAATTCCCGTGCCGAGGATGGAATGGAAGCACCGGTCGCGTCGGCGGGCGCACGAGAGTTGCGTGCTCCGTCTTCCGCCCGCGTTTACGGTTTACCCACCACCACGCAGCGCTGTGCAACTACAACGACATGCCTACGCCATGTCGCCGTGAGCCCAGCCACAAGACACCATGTGATCAGTTGACAAACGGGATGTTCATGATACACTGTGTATATGGTTCGCAAAAGAAAGAGCTTATTCTCCTCCTGAGTCCTGATAGCCTGATGGTGGACTCGAGTCGACTCTCTGCCTGTGATTCCCAGCTCAACCTGGGTCGATCATCCACGGCGCAAAGAATAGTAGAATGCTATGGTACACTGCCTCCTGCTCCGGTCGGTCGATCGTCTGGTCAGGTCACCCGAACCCCATGACCTTGGGCGCCAGCCGGAGCAGCGGCTCGAGCGTGTCCGGCGAGAACTTGCGCGCGAACAGGTTGCAGATGCCTCTCCTGGCGCCGTTGTAGAAGCACCGCCTGCCGCCTTCCTCCCTGATCTCCCTGATCCGCTCCTCCGTCACCTCGTCCGGGCCGTGGGTGTGCGGGTGCCGGTTGACGGGCCGCTTCCAGTCCGCGTACGTGAGCGTGCGGTTGGCGTTGCGGCGGCCCCACCCCAGCAGGCTCACCAGCGTCGGCAGGTAGTGCTCGTCGATGAGGCACTCCCTCCGCCCCACGCAAAAGTCGCGGAACGCCGGGAAGCAGGAGCCGTCCGCGACGGACTCCAGCGCCAGCGCGCGGTCCATCTCGAACCACTGCGCGCCCTTGCGCCACCGCGCCAGCGTGATGTTGCGGGTGGCGAAGAAGGGCCGGTAGCGCGACCGGCTGCCGCCGTTCTCGTAGCAGTCCACGAAGCTGGTGTCGGAGCCGGTCAGGAAGGCGTGCACGGTGGGGAAGTCGTACACCGGGATGCACGCCTCGGAGAAGAGCGCGAACCGCTCGTTGCCCAGGTCCAGGAGCGCGTTTGCCAGGAGCCGCCGCTCCGCCTCCACCAGGCTCGCGTCGCCCCATTTCGTTATCTGCGTGCAATTGCAATGCAATAGAACCACCGAGATGAATGAAGTTAATGTGTAGTTGCGTTGGTCGAGGTGCATGTTCTGGGATGATCTTGGTA
This genomic window contains:
- the LOC100278558 gene encoding uncharacterized protein LOC100278558 yields the protein MKDTKKPTRASSRLGGRVVGVASMLLFVSLGFVLGVTSSNAMFIRYYLPFMPPLRSSAAPSSSPPPLTTPLTPSQTPPPPPPLPQNPQLRSAGFLSPSGVMHNMTDEELYWRASMAPMVRRTPDSRVPKVAFLFLVRGELPLRPLWEKFFAGHEGRYSIYVHAHPSYTGSPPTDSPFYGRYIPSQITKWGDASLVEAERRLLANALLDLGNERFALFSEACIPVYDFPTVHAFLTGSDTSFVDCYENGGSRSRYRPFFATRNITLARWRKGAQWFEMDRALALESVADGSCFPAFRDFCVGRRECLIDEHYLPTLVSLLGWGRRNANRTLTYADWKRPVNRHPHTHGPDEVTEERIREIREEGGRRCFYNGARRGICNLFARKFSPDTLEPLLRLAPKVMGFG